The DNA sequence TTAGACATGTTAACCCAGGAGATAGAGCATGAGGGGGAAAAGTTTATTCCACTTCGTAAAGTTTTGGAAGAATATCACTTTGATCTAACTAAAATGGATGAAAAGTATATATTAAGCTTTAAAGAAGCTTTATTTGAAGTCGACATGAGTTATAAAACAGCTCAAATGTTATTATCGTGGCACTTCAATATTTTCCAATTGCCGGAAGATCTGTATATCAACAAAGCAACTTTAAATCAGAAATCATGTTAACAGGAAAAGCTAAAGAAGATTTTGAAAAATGGTACATACCATTAATTAGAAAGAGAGAAGATATACAAGATAGATACTGGGATGAAAATTTATTGAGCATGATCTACCGATCTGGAGATATAGTTTTAAATGCTTTTTTCCTTGAATGGTTTGACTCTGTCGGTATTTATATTCAAAATTGGTGTTCCAGCGCAGGAATAGATAGGCCAGAATTTGACTCTGAGGTATTCTATAAAAAGAAACAACATACTTACAATGATTTTTTCAAGACCAGGCAAGAATCATTAAAATGGGCTATCGAAAAAGCCAATGAAATATACAATCAGCAACTTTAAAAACAAAATAAGATGATAAAGCCAGAAGAATTGAGAATAGGAAATTATGTGTGTATAAATAATGGATATAGTACGGTTGGTGACTTGTTAGAGTTAACTCAAAAGAATTTTGAAATATTAATTGTTAATAACTCATATGATAGGATATATCCCATTGAACTAACCGAAGAGTGGTTATTAAAATTAGGCTTCAATAAAGATTATAAAACTGGATACATTGGAATAGATGTAAGCAATAATGATTTTGTTTTAACCTTTCCCAGTATTTTAGGGAAATTCCAAAAATCATTTGCTTATGAATTTAAAAGCGGAGGCTGGGCAAAGTTTAAAGAATTAGAGGATGTTCATTCTCTTCAAAATCTATTTTTCGCCTTAACTGGATCTGAGCTAACTATAAAAGAAGGGAAATGAAAAGCGTAGAATTAGATTTAGAGAAAAGACTTCTTGTTGTGGAAATTGATGAAAGTCTTGAAACGTTAGATATTTACTCACGGAATAATGAACCGTTGAAAAAAATATGTTCAGGCTCAGAGCTTACAGAGGATCTTGCAAGATGCTTAATAAAGAGAATAAATCGAATTTATGGATTAACTAAAACTGAATTCTGGTTTAAGAATTATACAGGAAGCCAAACAGGATATTTTAAAAGTGCCATACAGTCTTTTATGTGTGCTATAGAATCAAAAGGGTATTATTGGGGTGAGAATCCTATTAATTATCCAAAACAAGGAAGCTACGAGGCGTTAATGACTACATCGTGGGAAGGTTTAAACAAAAGATTCGATGAAGCCGAATCCCGCACTTTCAACCCTGATAAAACTTTAATATTTGAAATACTGTAAAAGATGACAAGAAAGCAAATTGAAAATAGGATTAAGAAAAACGAAGATAGAATAAAATCTATCAATCAACAAAACCGAGATCTGTTCTTGCAATCACTACTTATTACTGATCAAGAGCAACAATATTCAGAGACTTATATTGAGATAGGAAGAGGTAAAAGTAAGGAATCAGTTTTAATGGGTAAAATTACCTGGAAAGAAAATTGTATCGATGAAGATACTGGCGAGGTTATTACAATAGAAAGATCACAATTCGTGAAGAGAAATGGAGATTGGATCGTTTAATTACGGAAACCCACAACCCCAAACACTAAAACAAAACTAAATTAGCATGAAAATAAGTTACAAAGGATTAACAAGAACTGTAATCTTAGTAGGAAGATTTGCTTTTAAGTTTCCAACTGTACAATTAAGTCATTATGAATTTCTGCGAGGATGTTGTGACAACTGGAAAGAGAGATCAAATTACAAATACATAAGAAAACATCAAAAAGAGCATTTAGAAAATATCTCGCCTTCCTATTTCTGTTTCTTATTCGGATTATTACAGATACAAGCTAGATGTGAAGAGTTTGAGTCTGAACCATCAAAAGAACAGAAAGAGTTTTTCTTTCATTATTGTAAAAATGACTGTAAAAAAGATAATCTAGGGTGGTATAATGGAAAGGTTGTTTGCTTGGATTACGCTTAATAAATTGAATTATGAAAAAGATCAGAATAAAACAACAGAACTCTTTCATTCTTGGTGTTATCGGAGCTTTAAAAACTTTAATGCTCGGAAAGGGAATAAGAGCGACTCATGACATTAATATTGTCCGAGGACAGAACGACTCTCTTATAGAATTTACTCGAAAAGACGAACAAGACATAAACCCTCTGGATTTCTTTATGTTCGGTTATTTCGTTGGAAGAGATTATGATAATCACTAACTTTACCTCATGGAAAACATAGAGGAAATAGAAGCGAAAATAATTGAGATAACCAAAGAACAATTTAAAAAGGACGGCGGGGCTAATGGAGTACATATGGGATCCTTCGATCATATTTTAAACTTGTCAATTCAGGAAAGAAATGAGTTTCTTTATAACATGGTAGCAAGGAAGAAAATATTAATATTTCAAGCCCTCAATGGTAAGAGAGTAACAATGCCTAAATAAAATAAAGCCCAATTATATGGGCTTTATTGATATCCAGTAAATGCAGTATAGTATGCTGCTACTTCGTTATTATCTTCAGGGTTTGTAACCTGAAATAATGTTACTCCGTTTATTGTTTGTACTTCCTCAATCATCCTTATTGGATGTCTCGCATAAATATCCTTGTTCATCGTATAAATTCCCTCATATACATCTTCACCTTCGACTATTTTTTCTTTTCCGTCTCTTAGCGTGAATACAAATTTTTCTTTAGGCTCCTTCATGATTTTAATTTCAGTTTACAAATAACCCACAAAAATGTGATAATTACAAGTTTTTATATTAAAACGTTACACCTTTTTCTTTTAGTTTTATTTTGCATTAGGATCTCTCCATGTACCAACACCATCACCTTTTTTACGGCTTGGAGGCAATGGTGGTCTTGGATGGATAATATCATATAACCAAACTTTTGCTAAAAAAGTTCCCTGGACCTCTACTGATTCAAATACAATATTAAATTCTACACGTTCACGAGTAACTAACTTCTTTACGAAAGGTTCGTTTCTAGCCGTATAAAATACGTCTATTTGTTGTTTCTTTTGACTTGTAATCAACTTGATTCGATCATGAAGAACTTCTTTTATTTCGCCACTTATTTGCATTCAATAAAATTGATACAATTTATAACACTTTCAAAATATTTTTAGCTACAATTTGTAACAATATGCATTTTTCTGGGATTCATCGGCATTAAAAAAGCCCATCCGAAGACAGGCTAAAAAACACAAATGCTTGTTAAAAAAATTACATTGTATTTAATATACATAAAATTCGTGCCAACTTAATACTATGATCTCGATCATAAATAAACTAAAATACACTTTATATATTTGATTATTAGTAATTCCAACTAATAATAATTTCATCATTTTTGCTTACCAAGCTTCTCTCCAACGGGAAGCTTTTTACCGAAAACACTTTTTAAAATTATCATACTTACTTGATAGGAGTCTTTCATTTGAAGGGCTCCTTTTTTATTTTGTGATAATTTGTATATTAGTGAAAACTAAGTACCATGAATGAACTAGAAACTGAATACAATAAATTTAAAAAAGATGAATCACGAGTTAAATTGAATATAGAAAAAGTTGATTCGTCAATTGAGACATATACTGCTATAGCATGGTGTCTTGTATTCATAGGCATTTTAATTGTTTTCTGGTCTTTTTATGATTTTGTGATAAATAATACTGAGGCTGGATATACTTTAAATTTATACGGGGATTTTTTGTCTGGAAGTGTTGGTTCTTTATGGGCATTGGCGGGAATTTTATTTCTTTACATTGCTTTCTTAGGACAACAGCAACAAATTTTATATCAAAAAATTGATTTATTATATAACAGTTTTGAGATGTCAAAAACTAAAATTGAGATAGCGAGACAAATCAACGAAAGGATAAATAATGAGAATAGCCAAAATTCACTTCATGGTCATTTAAATGGACTTTACAATGAAGAAATTGAAAAATTAAAGTCAGAAGTAGATAATCAAAAGCAATCAGCAGAGAATGCATTTATTGAATTGGTTGAGTTACGAGATAAATATGATAACTTAAAAAATGAGAATGATTTATTAAAAAACAATTCAGATAGAAAATAAAAATAGCCTCCTACTAAGGGGGCTTTTTAGATAATACTTCACATTTTGTTTAGTTAGTTTTTATATTTATTGTAGGCTACAGCCATCTTAACATCATAATTGTTTGCTTTATATCCCGGACCATTATATCCTTTCGCAAATGCTGCCCAGTTTTTATTTCGTAGATGTCCGGTCAATCCAAATGCTTTAATATATCTTACAAACGAATCCAGGTGATCCGCTTCTGAACGATACATTTTATTTACGAAATCTTGGATTGAAGAATAGCCAAGTGTTTTCCAATGTTCACCCATCACCTGAAAAGTACCCCAAGAACATGACATCAAAGCGGCGTCACGATTTAGTTCAACAGCTCTTTGAAGCTTAGAATGTTGCTCAGATTCTTTGCCGTAACCACCAGGTGTTCTATTACATAAATCAGGATTCGATTGTGCAAAAGCCCCGTTAGTATATTTATAAAATTTATGTCTTTCGAATAGTATTTTAGGTGCCCCATTCGCGAAGAATCCTGAACCTCTTCCCTCCACTTCTGATACTGCCTTAATCGCCGCAACTTCACAACCTAATTCTTTTGCAGCATTTATGTAGTCTTGCTCTGTTAGTGTTTTCATTTTTCTAAATATTTATCAATTATTACTTTAAAGCAGAATCCCGTACCAACACCTAACATATAAAGCATCAGACAAACTGCCATATTCAAAAGAGTTTCACTCATTAGAGTCGAATCAAGTTATAAGAAACTCCAATTCCAAACCCAGGATAAAACTGATTAGATGCAGGTATATAATAATATCCAGCTTGTATACCTATACCCCATTTTTTAGGCTTCATATCAATTCTCTTCTTGAAGTGTTCTACTCCATTTATTTTCATGTTCTTATCTGGAGACGAAATATCTATATAGGTATTCTCTTTACCAAAAAGCCATTTTTTGTCATTATACTTTACCACATCAACAACTGCATTATATTTATAATCTACAGTACTATCCTGAACATTTGAAACTATTTGGAGGTATTTGTTTTCATAGAATACACGAGCTTTCTTATTTACGTCCAATTCGGTTCTTGTTGCCTTTAATTGACCCTCAAGAGTAAATTTTGCCCGGGTTAATTCATCGATCTTCTCTTGTGCTATATTTAATGCAGGAGCAAGAGTATCGCTTACATAAGTCATGTAATTTTTGGTAATGTAGTTTTTTACTACTTCACCTTCTTCTTGCTTAAAAGTACCATGGGTTGTACTATCTTTCGGATTTAT is a window from the Chryseobacterium sp. T16E-39 genome containing:
- a CDS encoding N-acetylmuramidase family protein, producing MKTLTEQDYINAAKELGCEVAAIKAVSEVEGRGSGFFANGAPKILFERHKFYKYTNGAFAQSNPDLCNRTPGGYGKESEQHSKLQRAVELNRDAALMSCSWGTFQVMGEHWKTLGYSSIQDFVNKMYRSEADHLDSFVRYIKAFGLTGHLRNKNWAAFAKGYNGPGYKANNYDVKMAVAYNKYKN
- a CDS encoding DUF6808 domain-containing protein, whose amino-acid sequence is MKKNAFIAVLALITIALVANLIGGWFTLSKNDRIAKESENRRDTIYLPKWINPKDSTTHGTFKQEEGEVVKNYITKNYMTYVSDTLAPALNIAQEKIDELTRAKFTLEGQLKATRTELDVNKKARVFYENKYLQIVSNVQDSTVDYKYNAVVDVVKYNDKKWLFGKENTYIDISSPDKNMKINGVEHFKKRIDMKPKKWGIGIQAGYYYIPASNQFYPGFGIGVSYNLIRL